A stretch of Flavobacteriales bacterium DNA encodes these proteins:
- a CDS encoding PIN domain-containing protein — protein sequence MNILLDTHAFVWFMNADGKFPKHLIKDIENFENTCYLSVASLWEMAIKVNLGKLELVDDFENILEFCSSNRIILLPIEFEDTRSVIGLPDHHRDPFDRMLVVQANRQEAILLTKDRMFDRYEVQTRW from the coding sequence ATGAATATTCTCCTTGATACGCACGCGTTTGTTTGGTTCATGAACGCGGATGGTAAGTTTCCTAAGCATCTTATCAAGGACATTGAGAATTTTGAGAACACCTGCTATTTGAGTGTTGCCAGCCTTTGGGAAATGGCCATCAAGGTAAATCTTGGTAAACTTGAACTGGTTGATGATTTCGAGAACATTCTGGAATTCTGTTCTTCCAACAGGATTATTCTTCTGCCCATTGAATTCGAAGACACACGGTCGGTAATTGGTCTTCCAGACCATCATCGCGACCCTTTCGATAGAATGTTAGTGGTTCAGGCCAATCGGCAAGAGGCAATTCTCCTTACCAAAGACCGCATGTTTGACCGCTATGAAGTTCAGACCCGTTGGTAA
- a CDS encoding beta-ketoacyl synthase, whose translation MPKVRTGLSEVYVGAKSVICPLGDTPAKVYDAMLRGETGLQQVEQPFGVETTSHVGLIPNSFIIEEHIDSTKLENMLAKCYEHSVSKLRFDPFQDEDGLVIICTTKGNIDKIDRDNDPRLPLTRLSKFMRQSFDLANEPIIISNACISGVLSIITAARLIRAGKYEHVLVLGGDVVSEFTLSGFAALHALTEGVCKPYDKNRTGINLGEAAAGLVLSNDDTLFKGRCDEYVSGASANDANHISGPSRTGEGLHRSIERTLNPASVSATQIGYLSAHGTGTSFNDEMESIAFERSGLSDVPINSMKGYFGHTLGAAGVIETLLGLEAMKRKELVASLGYEEQGVSRLMNIITATTQPTSGYFLKTASGFGGCNAAALFKTR comes from the coding sequence ATGCCTAAAGTACGGACTGGTTTGAGCGAGGTTTACGTAGGCGCAAAATCTGTTATCTGCCCCTTGGGCGATACACCCGCCAAGGTGTATGATGCCATGCTACGTGGCGAAACAGGTTTGCAGCAGGTGGAGCAGCCGTTCGGGGTGGAAACCACCAGCCACGTGGGGCTGATACCCAACAGTTTCATCATAGAGGAACATATAGACAGCACCAAGCTGGAGAATATGCTGGCCAAGTGCTACGAGCATTCGGTAAGCAAGCTGCGCTTCGACCCCTTTCAGGACGAGGACGGCCTGGTGATCATCTGCACGACCAAGGGCAACATTGATAAGATAGATAGGGACAACGACCCGCGCTTGCCGCTTACGCGATTGAGCAAGTTCATGCGGCAGTCGTTCGATCTGGCCAATGAACCGATAATCATCAGCAATGCCTGTATTTCGGGCGTGTTGAGCATCATTACCGCAGCGCGTTTGATACGTGCTGGCAAGTACGAACACGTATTGGTGTTGGGTGGCGATGTGGTTTCGGAATTCACCCTTTCGGGATTTGCTGCTCTGCACGCCTTGACGGAAGGTGTGTGCAAGCCATACGATAAGAACAGAACGGGCATCAACCTGGGCGAAGCAGCCGCAGGTCTGGTGCTTTCGAATGACGATACGCTATTTAAAGGAAGATGCGATGAGTACGTGTCGGGCGCCAGTGCCAACGATGCGAACCATATTTCGGGTCCATCCCGAACGGGAGAAGGGCTGCACCGCAGCATAGAACGGACGTTGAACCCTGCTTCGGTCAGTGCCACGCAGATAGGTTATCTGTCGGCCCACGGAACGGGCACTTCCTTTAATGATGAGATGGAAAGCATAGCGTTTGAGCGCAGCGGACTGTCTGATGTTCCCATCAACAGCATGAAAGGCTATTTCGGCCACACGCTGGGCGCGGCAGGTGTGATAGAAACCCTCCTCGGATTGGAAGCCATGAAGCGCAAGGAACTTGTTGCTTCGCTTGGTTATGAGGAACAAGGCGTTTCTCGACTCATGAACATCATCACAGCAACCACTCAGCCCACCTCGGGTTATTTCCTCAAGACCGCATCAGGTTTTGGCGGATGCAATGCGGCAGCTTTATTCAAGACGAGATGA
- a CDS encoding lipid A biosynthesis acyltransferase, with translation MSEWSGKSRGNALGYWFFIFFMKHLGLGFTYGFLHFVVLYFFLFSWSSSKWIYRYYRDGLRYGVLKSIAGIYRTYYVFGQVIIDKVAMASGIKDRFNLTHNGAEHIRNMVENQTGGILISGHMGNWEIASHLMRGYGGKVNVVMYDEEHQQIKKQMDGTTGGRKFNVIPIKDDISHVFLISKALLNKELVCIHGDRFREGMRTLKEDFLGKEAQFPYGPFAIAAKFDVPKVFVYGFKTGTYDYSFYCTQPIEGKLKPELLLTKYVDEMAHMVRKYPNQWFNFYDFWKP, from the coding sequence ATGAGCGAATGGAGCGGAAAGAGTAGAGGAAACGCCTTAGGTTACTGGTTCTTCATCTTCTTTATGAAGCATCTGGGCCTTGGGTTCACCTACGGTTTCCTGCATTTTGTGGTGCTGTATTTCTTCCTGTTCTCGTGGAGCAGCAGCAAATGGATCTACCGCTACTACCGCGATGGCCTGCGCTATGGCGTACTGAAAAGCATTGCGGGCATTTACCGCACCTACTACGTGTTCGGGCAGGTAATTATAGACAAGGTGGCCATGGCATCGGGCATCAAAGACCGCTTTAACCTAACGCACAACGGGGCCGAGCACATCCGCAACATGGTAGAGAACCAGACGGGCGGCATTCTTATTTCGGGCCACATGGGCAATTGGGAAATAGCCAGCCACCTGATGCGCGGCTATGGCGGCAAGGTGAACGTGGTGATGTACGATGAGGAGCACCAGCAGATAAAGAAGCAGATGGACGGCACCACGGGCGGCCGCAAGTTCAACGTAATACCCATTAAGGACGATATTTCGCACGTATTCCTCATCAGTAAAGCCCTGCTGAACAAGGAATTGGTGTGCATACACGGAGACCGCTTCCGCGAAGGCATGCGTACTCTCAAAGAGGATTTTCTGGGCAAGGAAGCGCAGTTTCCTTACGGTCCGTTTGCCATTGCCGCCAAGTTCGATGTGCCCAAGGTTTTCGTGTACGGCTTTAAGACCGGAACGTACGATTACAGCTTCTACTGCACGCAACCCATAGAGGGCAAATTGAAGCCCGAACTTTTACTCACAAAGTATGTTGATGAAATGGCCCACATGGTGCGGAAATACCCGAACCAGTGGTTCAATTTTTACGACTTTTGGAAGCCTTAA
- the pyrF gene encoding orotidine-5'-phosphate decarboxylase: MSIRSIVPKTRIVLALDCETEEECVRVLNSCYEQIDLIKVNYPLILSEGLPIIGRLKKVFGKPIIADFKVADAPVTNNRIVKLVKDAGADSIMVHAIVGTDAIYEIKQIGGGELEIIVVTELTHPGGLEFTRKYAEEAAKLALEMGCLGIQAPGTRPEQIEKLRQIVGQDMIIVACGVGAQGGQYSEVIKAGADYAIIGRAIYESSNPSLAIESIIT, from the coding sequence ATGTCGATTAGGTCGATTGTTCCGAAGACAAGGATTGTTTTAGCGTTAGACTGTGAAACTGAGGAGGAATGTGTTCGAGTTTTAAACAGTTGCTACGAACAAATAGATTTAATCAAAGTTAATTACCCTCTTATTTTATCTGAAGGTCTCCCAATTATTGGCAGGCTTAAGAAAGTATTTGGCAAGCCAATTATTGCAGATTTCAAAGTTGCTGATGCACCAGTAACGAATAATCGAATCGTGAAATTGGTCAAAGATGCTGGTGCTGATTCAATAATGGTTCATGCTATAGTAGGTACTGATGCGATTTATGAAATAAAGCAAATTGGAGGTGGCGAATTGGAAATAATAGTGGTAACGGAATTAACTCATCCTGGAGGTCTGGAGTTTACAAGAAAGTACGCAGAGGAGGCGGCAAAACTTGCATTGGAGATGGGGTGTTTGGGAATTCAAGCTCCTGGTACTCGGCCGGAACAAATTGAAAAACTCAGGCAAATTGTAGGTCAGGACATGATTATCGTGGCTTGTGGTGTAGGAGCGCAGGGGGGACAGTATTCCGAAGTTATTAAAGCTGGAGCTGATTACGCTATCATTGGAAGGGCGATTTATGAATCAAGTAATCCGTCCTTAGCCATTGAATCTATTATTACTTGA
- a CDS encoding phosphotransferase codes for MDSFAIYFFDDVKADQRLIKDYIEPLFDGFSPSRTVSPKIEADIEKFESALLEAQRIDLVILDIIEKQVDAKGDVKLEKAGLKLLNKPLITEKLRSLNTPVLIYSSDDDSILAARQIAQDQGIKVGELRKEFSAKTGAFQTVRKAIEGIVDFGELLGRYKIILTPNLRTLSLNDSVGESVISSILAKYSSFSSTIPENGSITIKALTPGWSGAYIFLADFGASKHVLFKLSNDLQELGKEFKNVEDYYEPLRSKTTVKVGKVSPSKLQYKGWSALSFEFASETNSCFNWLQTNPTDTKVKKNLRTIFSDTCLMGLYKVTGESELDCKSTLDLVLLGLSRNKKLQVKASIEELHGVLLNYNADYENSLLPLVSIIKENGSFDMLANEHMDPGFKAQICHGDLHANNLLIDANDDPILIDAGSIGYGHSTSDVCLLMVDLLIRGIDHGKLAYFDLTAIGEHFKLLEKVIDQKKIDSNTDSNKGICRAINYLNLNVNNLVEIPFEPWEFSLNLAVEFAKAACRNTFPPSKRVVALLAAARAIEEANSRFKSP; via the coding sequence ATGGATTCATTTGCAATATATTTTTTTGACGATGTAAAGGCTGATCAAAGGCTCATCAAGGATTATATAGAACCATTGTTTGATGGTTTTTCTCCCTCGAGAACTGTTAGTCCAAAGATAGAGGCGGATATTGAGAAGTTTGAATCAGCATTGTTGGAAGCCCAGAGGATTGACTTGGTCATATTGGATATTATAGAGAAGCAGGTGGATGCCAAAGGCGATGTAAAACTTGAAAAAGCTGGATTGAAACTCCTAAACAAGCCATTGATAACGGAGAAACTTCGAAGCTTAAATACACCTGTTCTAATTTATTCATCAGATGATGATAGTATTCTCGCAGCAAGACAAATAGCTCAAGACCAAGGGATTAAAGTTGGTGAACTTCGCAAGGAATTTAGTGCAAAAACAGGAGCATTTCAAACTGTAAGAAAGGCAATTGAGGGTATAGTAGATTTTGGTGAACTGTTAGGCAGGTATAAAATAATTTTGACTCCCAACTTAAGGACACTATCATTGAATGATAGCGTTGGAGAGTCAGTGATTTCAAGTATTCTGGCGAAGTATTCAAGTTTTAGTTCGACCATTCCTGAAAATGGAAGTATAACTATTAAAGCTCTTACCCCAGGTTGGTCTGGTGCTTATATCTTCTTGGCAGATTTTGGGGCATCAAAACATGTTCTGTTCAAATTGTCGAACGATTTACAGGAACTTGGAAAAGAGTTTAAGAATGTTGAGGACTATTATGAACCTCTTAGGTCAAAAACAACGGTCAAAGTTGGCAAAGTATCTCCGAGTAAACTTCAGTACAAAGGTTGGTCTGCTCTTTCATTTGAATTTGCCTCCGAAACAAATTCCTGTTTTAATTGGTTACAGACCAATCCTACTGATACTAAGGTTAAGAAAAACCTTAGGACGATTTTTTCTGACACCTGTTTAATGGGACTTTATAAAGTTACTGGAGAGTCAGAGTTGGATTGTAAAAGTACCTTGGATTTAGTACTGCTAGGACTTTCAAGAAACAAGAAGTTGCAAGTCAAAGCAAGCATAGAAGAGTTACATGGGGTTTTGCTTAACTATAACGCAGATTACGAAAATTCATTGCTGCCGCTTGTTTCAATCATCAAGGAAAATGGGTCTTTTGACATGTTGGCTAATGAGCATATGGATCCAGGATTTAAAGCTCAAATATGCCACGGTGACCTTCATGCTAACAATTTATTGATAGATGCTAATGATGATCCGATTCTTATCGATGCGGGAAGCATAGGTTACGGTCATTCAACCTCAGATGTATGTCTTTTGATGGTTGATTTATTAATTAGGGGTATTGATCATGGTAAATTGGCGTATTTTGACCTAACGGCTATAGGAGAACATTTTAAATTGTTGGAAAAAGTTATTGACCAGAAAAAAATCGATTCAAACACAGATTCCAATAAAGGAATCTGTAGAGCGATAAATTACCTAAACCTGAACGTCAATAACTTGGTGGAAATTCCCTTTGAACCTTGGGAGTTTTCATTGAACTTGGCGGTTGAATTTGCGAAAGCGGCATGTCGGAACACTTTTCCACCAAGTAAAAGAGTTGTGGCGCTTTTGGCAGCTGCAAGGGCAATTGAGGAGGCAAATAGTCGATTTAAATCACCTTAG
- a CDS encoding DUF2281 domain-containing protein — MSTKELISKIDALPPEFRREVEDFIDFLKQKLEREETKKPLEKRQFGYAKGFFKMSDDFDEPLEDFKDYM, encoded by the coding sequence ATGAGCACGAAAGAACTGATTTCGAAAATAGACGCGCTTCCTCCTGAATTCCGAAGGGAAGTGGAAGATTTCATTGACTTTCTGAAGCAGAAATTGGAACGTGAGGAAACGAAGAAACCTCTTGAAAAACGACAGTTCGGCTATGCCAAGGGCTTTTTCAAAATGTCTGACGATTTCGATGAACCATTGGAGGATTTCAAAGATTATATGTGA
- a CDS encoding 3-oxoacyl-ACP synthase, which produces MSLKTYCRIKDNEVHINGELFCQHMDEEPFLRSVYKHIGLSYPKFFKMDALSQLGFLGAEMTLMRSELETYADDEVAVVYSNRSSSLETDHAYYNSLKESGIASPALFVYTLPNIEVGEICIRHKLYGENNFLITERFDAAQLLEQCEALFADNAAKAVLIGWTEVNGEEHDGFFAFITNSGVDELTAEHLTDLYLDR; this is translated from the coding sequence TTGAGCCTGAAAACATATTGCCGCATCAAGGACAACGAGGTTCACATCAATGGCGAACTCTTCTGTCAGCACATGGACGAGGAACCATTCCTACGGTCGGTTTACAAGCACATCGGGCTCAGTTACCCGAAGTTCTTCAAGATGGATGCGCTTTCGCAACTTGGTTTCCTTGGTGCCGAAATGACGCTGATGCGTTCCGAATTGGAAACGTATGCCGATGATGAAGTGGCGGTGGTGTATTCCAACCGTTCCTCCAGTTTGGAAACAGACCATGCGTACTACAACTCGCTGAAGGAAAGCGGCATTGCCAGTCCTGCGCTGTTCGTGTACACGCTTCCGAACATTGAAGTGGGCGAGATATGCATCCGCCACAAGTTGTATGGCGAGAACAACTTCCTAATCACCGAGCGGTTTGATGCTGCGCAACTCTTGGAGCAATGCGAGGCGCTGTTCGCGGATAATGCCGCCAAGGCCGTGCTCATTGGCTGGACCGAAGTGAATGGAGAGGAACACGATGGTTTCTTCGCGTTCATCACCAACTCAGGAGTTGACGAATTGACAGCGGAACATTTGACAGATTTGTATTTAGACAGATGA
- a CDS encoding YbgC/FadM family acyl-CoA thioesterase: MKELTNSTTFRVRFSEVDSLRIVWHGNFLKYFEDGRDAWAKQYDFDFTDVYEQHGLLMPLASSHMDYKYPLRYNEIGLVETTFVNSPAAKMIFRFKVYNEDRTQLKATGETVQVFMDTDHVLQLNTPPFFEEWKQRHGL, translated from the coding sequence ATGAAAGAATTAACCAACAGCACAACTTTCCGAGTACGGTTCAGCGAAGTGGACAGCCTGCGCATAGTATGGCATGGCAATTTTCTGAAGTATTTTGAAGATGGGAGAGACGCTTGGGCCAAGCAGTACGATTTCGATTTTACCGATGTGTACGAGCAGCACGGGCTGCTGATGCCATTGGCGTCATCGCACATGGATTACAAGTATCCGTTGCGGTACAACGAGATCGGGCTGGTGGAAACAACCTTTGTCAATTCGCCTGCGGCCAAGATGATCTTCCGCTTTAAGGTGTACAACGAGGATAGAACGCAGCTGAAGGCAACAGGCGAAACGGTGCAGGTTTTCATGGACACGGACCACGTGTTGCAACTGAACACACCACCGTTCTTCGAAGAGTGGAAACAAAGGCATGGTTTGTAA
- the pyrF gene encoding orotidine-5'-phosphate decarboxylase, with protein sequence MENFADRLIRSVERKATPCIVGLDPRLELIPDFILTNAQKGSLNEAIASAITTFHTIILDSIQDLVPCVKPQIAFYEQYGLPGMIAFENTVKAAKERGLLVIVDAKRNDIGSTATAYANAFLGASVVFGERKPMFDVDAVTVNGYMGEETLVPFVNVCKDYGKGIFVLVKTSNPGSGDVQDQILEESKLPLYVKMARTVNRLGMDMVGKNGYSSVGAVVGATYSEAAKELRAEMYNNVFLVPGYGAQGASGKDVVHNFNSDGLGALINASRSITFAGYDKDVSMIEFESIIRQNTEDMVVDVRNSLNS encoded by the coding sequence ATGGAAAATTTTGCTGACCGACTAATACGTTCAGTTGAACGTAAAGCTACTCCGTGTATAGTTGGGCTGGACCCCCGTTTAGAACTCATTCCAGATTTTATTCTTACAAATGCTCAGAAAGGGTCGCTGAATGAGGCTATAGCTTCAGCAATCACCACATTTCATACAATCATATTAGACTCAATCCAAGACCTTGTTCCTTGTGTAAAACCTCAAATTGCCTTCTATGAGCAATATGGCCTACCGGGGATGATTGCATTTGAGAACACAGTTAAGGCTGCAAAGGAGCGAGGACTTCTTGTGATTGTGGATGCCAAAAGAAATGACATTGGTTCAACCGCAACTGCTTATGCAAATGCGTTTCTTGGTGCCTCGGTTGTGTTTGGAGAGCGTAAACCAATGTTTGATGTTGATGCTGTGACGGTAAATGGATACATGGGTGAGGAAACTTTGGTGCCGTTTGTAAATGTTTGCAAGGATTATGGAAAGGGAATTTTTGTCCTTGTCAAAACATCAAACCCTGGTTCAGGTGATGTTCAGGACCAAATCTTGGAGGAGTCGAAGCTTCCGCTTTATGTAAAGATGGCACGAACGGTTAATAGGTTAGGAATGGATATGGTCGGTAAAAACGGTTACAGTTCGGTAGGAGCGGTCGTAGGGGCAACTTATTCGGAAGCAGCAAAAGAATTGCGCGCTGAAATGTACAACAACGTTTTTTTAGTGCCAGGCTATGGAGCACAAGGAGCCTCTGGAAAGGATGTCGTACATAATTTCAATTCAGATGGTCTGGGAGCCTTAATAAATGCATCTCGAAGTATCACTTTTGCTGGTTATGATAAGGATGTTTCGATGATAGAATTTGAAAGTATTATTCGCCAGAATACGGAGGATATGGTGGTAGATGTTCGAAATAGTTTGAATAGTTAG